In Coffea eugenioides isolate CCC68of unplaced genomic scaffold, Ceug_1.0 ScVebR1_2695;HRSCAF=3770, whole genome shotgun sequence, the DNA window aaacaaaaaaattgtttCACCAAAACATCATAAAGAGCACAATACATTATACGGAAGTCAAATTATTCCTTCTTAAAGCAATacaaaaaaacagaaaaaaaaaaaaccttagaGATAAGAGTAAAAGCATATGAGAAAAAGAATTTGCTTGAATCTGGGTTTAAAGATAAGGAAAAGTCATGGAAGACACTTACCTTGAATCTGTAGTCCATGTAAATATTCAACCGTTCCACCTACAACACCATAGAAAGTACAATCGAGTATTAGGAAAAAAAACCCACAAAAATCACCGATAAAGATGACAATTTCTgagaaggagatgaagaagagtttaaaagggaaaaatgatctccatatatatatatatatatatatatattttgctttTATAATGGTGGATGATCCAGCGTACTCATGATTCAACTAATGAGAGGAAGAAAGATTTGGGTAGATGGCGGTGTAGAAAAAGACTGGAGAGATGAAGAGAAACTAAGAGGAGGAAAAACATTTTGACATCTCTGGGAGAGAAAATCCCGAATCTTATTTTCTTCCCAAAGAAaggaacaaagaaaagaaaaatggaaggggAGAGAAGCTCTGGAGATACCCTTTAACTTGTAAGAAAAAGCCCAACGTGTGACCTTTGTTTTGTCTTGCACTGTTATTTAATGTTcaattaaagaagaaagagaagaagtgaaagacagaaaagagaaaaggagaaagaatcGGAGAAGAACGGAAGAAAGACGGAGCAGAAGCAAGACACACAATGTGCAGCGCAAGTGAAGACTCTCAGGAACCCTACCTATTCAGCAAGGCGTGAAATCTCGATTTTGTCCTCAATTCAATTCATCAGCTCAATCAACGGAGGACTACCATCAATCGGCCAATCACAGCGTGCCACGTCAGCAATTGGGTTCAATTGGGGGGATTGGCATTCACACATTTACTATATATGTTAATTACTATATATGTTAATAAGGTGCACAAAAGAACAAGTGGTTAATTGATCACAGCCAATGCCCATTGAGATTAATTGATTGCTGTCAAGAAGTAACCCTacgcacaaaaaaaaaaacacaaaagggACATCCTCATGAAATACACAAAAATGAGTCCAACATCTAGTGAGGATTTATAAATTTTCAATATAAAAGGTTCAAGAAAACATGTCAGAAAACTAAACTTTCCAAGACACAACTAAGAGGATAAACACTTCATGATAACCAAAATTGAAACTTACATCTAATAGGCCATAAAAACagataaataaatgaaaaaaatccaAAGCAGAGTATAAACTGTAATAATACACCTTCCCTAGCACACACATGTAGTCTTATTGCAAAAAATGTGCCATCAATTAAATCATCTCTTATCCAATCTCTATGTATTATgaaaaatttatcaatttttcATATCTCTTCCTGTCACTAATCCAAGGAATAAGGAGAGtgtttataaaattaaataaagacgATGCACTTATATATGCTTTGTAAATAATTAACCTAGCATTTAAACCCCTTCTCATTATGTTTATACTCTCATTAGACAAAAAAtatcaattttggtatttattttcccttaaagtataaataattttaaaaatttataaaaagaataaataagGTTGCATTCTAAATATTAACCTTGCATTTTAACGCTCAGGTaaggacaaaaatattaacctTGCATTTGAATGCTCGGGTAAGGACAAAGTGTCTAGGTAGAGAATCTAATGACTTAGAACTTAGAATAATAATCATTTCCATAGAATAATAATCATTTCCCAACTTTATTTTCACAAGAAAATGCTCAGTTTTTCAGTAGATTAAATTTGCTCATATTTAGCATTgtcattatttaaaaattattggCAACTTAAGCATGCTAATTTCAAAACTCTAGCTTCAAAGTAGAGTTTTAACATCTACAGGAGTACAAGGAAGAAAAGAGCAGGGACAAAAAATTATTAGAAGTACCGAGAATTTTTTGTCAGTATCATAGAGTAGGCAATTAAATAGCAAGAAAAATAGTAAAATAGTCAAAGCTACagaaataaagctaaaattgaatcaCAAGCTCAAGACATACAAATTATTAAATATAATTCAACAATTGAATTTGACAATCAAAATTAAGGCTCAGATTATTAGTTAATAAAAGCTTTGCTAAAAGAAGAGCACAAGCATTTGAACTCAACAAATAGCCCTATAGATtccaaataagaaaaattactCTTCTGTGACTCACTTATTTCTCCAATTAGCAGcaagaataaaacaaaacatTTTTGAATAACCTAACAGCTAAAAAGAAGCAAGAAATACCTATTACTCAATTGATGGTAGCaagatttgttttaatttgttgcCTCCtacaataacaacaaaaattCATTCAGATACTCaccaaataaatgaaaaagcaTTCTTCTTTTGCATCGTTTATAGTTTAACGTAACCCATAGGCAGTAGTGGAGTTGTGGAAGCATGCACATTTTACGTGAGCAACAAGTGCCCATTTCCCATATGGCCTGCCACTGCCCCGAACCAAGGCTTTCCAGTCGTAGCAAACGGTGGCTTCTATCTTCCATCCGGGAGACTCCGGAAATTCCAGGCACCAGGAGATTCGAGTGGCCGCATCTGGGCCAGAACAGGCTGCAATTTCGACTACTCCAACGACGGACGAGCCTGTGAAACAGGCGACTGCAACGGGCGACTCGAATGCGCCGGGGTGATCGGCGTTCCTCCTGTGACGCTAGTAGAGTTTACGTTGCAGGTTGACAAGAGGCAGCCGAGTTTCTACGACGTAAGTATAGTGGATGGCTACAACCTCCCTGTTTCAGTGACCCCATATCCTACAGCACCAAAATGCTACATCGGAGGGTGCTTCTCAGATATAAAAAAGGAGTGCCCTGGGGAGCTGGCGGTCCTGAATGAGCTCGGAACTTTTTCTTAAGAGTTTGATATTATCAAGCCAccaaaaaagaagcaaaaaacaATCATGTTACGCTACACTCAGTTTtcaaaaaataggaaaaaattggaaaagacCTTTAAGTTAACATAAGTTTTGAAACTTaccagtgaattcaatgcagagaagaagaagaatctggACAGCAAGTTGAGTGACAATGTTGAACCACTTAGATTACTCTAAAATCCATCAAATGGCCAACATTTGATTCAAAATAAAGCTAATTTATTAGTTTTAGATATCAATAGAAACACAAATGAAGCAATTCTTTTGTTTAAAGAACCTTCTCAAGAGATCCAAAAAACACCATCTAGATTTATTGTTGCATTTGCAATCAACCTAAGAACCAATTATCCCAAGTTTCAGAcagacatttcatcaaacatttGATAGCCATGCCTATGAGATTTCACATATTCACTTGAAGGCAGTGTCATACTAAAACCATGTTTTGAGTTAATGAAGCAAATATAACATAAGCAATCATTGTAAGGGATCATAACATACCTGAGATAAGTGATAAGAAAGCATCAAAACAGGGAGTAATAATACTTGAAGTAGAACTGAATTTGTACGAGAA includes these proteins:
- the LOC113757071 gene encoding pathogenesis-related protein 5-like; protein product: MKNSGVVEACTFYVSNKCPFPIWPATAPNQGFPVVANGGFYLPSGRLRKFQAPGDSSGRIWARTGCNFDYSNDGRACETGDCNGRLECAGVIGVPPVTLVEFTLQVDKRQPSFYDVSIVDGYNLPVSVTPYPTAPKCYIGGCFSDIKKECPGELAVLNELGTFS